aaggagggataCAAAGCGGGTACTGAACATATACGGGTGGGGGGGaaggaaacacaaaggaaaaaaaaatcatcctaaatacttaaaaaaaaataaatatcttggtCATTATCCACACCTTGATTACACTCACTAGTCCACAGGATTGCAAGTCTGACGCAAAGACCACAGGATTGCAAGCCAGCCAAGGAGGCTCCCCCATCCTGTGCTCCTTGGTGAGGTCTTGGGACACTCTGTAGTCTGCATCTTCGCTATAAATTGCCATCTCTGCCTAGCCGTGTGTTGATGTCATGGAAGTGGCTGGGGCCTATACTCCTTCCAACCCCTGCTCCCCAGCCAAGTGTGGAATCAGCAAAAGAAGGGGGACAGAATCTTCTCCAGTTCTGATGCCAGCTAAAGTGCTTTGGATTAGGTGCCCAGGGAgtaaggctgggggagggggagagacacaggagggagggaaggcccaCCCCACAGCAGGGGACAGGAAAGAGGCCTCTCAGAGTTTCTGAGGCATCTGCTCAGTCCGCACATGCTGGAGCACCACCTCTTTGGTGGGGGAACCACACTTATACTCCAGCTCCGCCCTCGTGGTGCCTTGCTTCTTGCGCAGGTGGCACAAGAGCGCCAAAAGCGCCACCACCAGAGACAGGCTGGCGATGGAGATGCCGATGAGCACTCCAGAATGCAAGGGCCCTATAGGTGAGGGGCTCAAGGTGGCGCCGGGAGTCGGGCTGACCGGGGGCTCCCCAGAACCGCCGTCACCATCACCATCAGTGTTCACCTCGGTGGGGTCACAGTCAGGCCCACAGATGCACTCGTAGGTGCCTGGGAGGTTGCGGCAGGCCCCGGGGCAGTCTCCATTTTCGCACTCATCGATGTCTGTGCACATGAAGCCGTCGTCCAGGATGTAGCCTTCAGGGCACTGGCAGGAAGTTGGGCTGTAGGGATCGCAGTCTGCTGGGCATGCAGTCTGGTTACAGAACATTAGGCACCTCTGTGGGTCGTGAGGGCTGGGTGCGAAGCCCTCAGCGCAGATGCAGCGATAGTCTGTCTGGCCCACAGGCTGGCACTGGTACTCGCACTTGCTCCCTAAGCACGGGTCCACTGACTCCACGCAGTCGTTGTTCACCAGCTCAAAGCCAGGGTTGCAGTGGCATTCGAAGGCGCCCCGCGTATTAACACATCGCTGCGGGCACGGACTGGGCACCTGGATACAGTCGTCCACGTCCTCGCACCCGTGCTGGTCAGCAGCCAGCTGGTAGCCGGTCTCGCACATGCACGAGTAAGAGCCGGGCACGTAGCTGTTGGTAATGCAATAGTGCTCGCAGAGTTTGTGGCAAGGGTGATCCGCTTGTGCGGCGCAGGAGCGCCCGTCAGCCTCTAGGTAGGCGTCAGCCGGGCAGAAGCACTGAGACGTCTCAGCGCTCCTGTTGCAAGTGTCCTGGCAGCCGCCGTTCTCGACGCTGCAGTCCCAGGCGCCCTGGTCATCCCGGCCCCAGTGCGCCTCGGCCTCTCCTGGCGGCGCCACGCACTCCAGCTCCACTCCGAAGGGCGCTATAGAGGCAGAGCTACCCGCGGGTAGCGCCTGGAAGTCCGCGCCAGTGGCCCCGAACGGGGTGGTATAGGTGATCGTTACACCGGCGGCCGCCACGGCTCCAGAGTCCACGAGCAGGGGCTTGCAGGAGGCTGCAAAGTGGAACTCGCAGAGGAAACCATCAGCTTCTGCAGTGCACTGCTGCTCCTCCCAGGCTGGCTCGCGGGGTGCTAGGGCCCCAGCTTCCGAGACTGCGACGCACAGGGGGCCGCAGAGAGGCGCTGGGTCAAAGTGCAACCGCGCCCACCTGCTGTAGCTGGTGCGGTTGTCGCCGGTAACCCACTGGAAGCCGCGCAAGGGCCCGAGTTGCCCTGGGTCGCTGCAACCGGGCGGGAGCTGCAGGCCGATCCAGAGGCGCGGGCTGTCGCCGCTGTCGCCGCTCAGTAGCAAGGAGATGACATCAGCCGCCACTGAGGAGCGCACAGTCATCAGGTGGCCCCCCAACCCTTCGCAGGCCTGGCTGGCGGCGAAGAAGGTCGCGGGGCCCCGGAAAAGCTCGAAGCAGTCGTGCTCGACGCACTGGCTGCCGCGTGGCTGAGGCTCCGGGGACGTGGGGAGCCCCAGACCGGCGGGGGCCAGCACGCCGAGGAGCAGGACCCGGAGCATGCTGTCCCAGCACGCCGACGGCAGGCGCGGGGGAGAGCGCAAACGCCGCGACAGGGCCAGAGCTCCGAGGGAACCGAGAAGCGCAGGGCGCCGCCGGCGACAGCCGCTTGCGTTGGTCCCAGCCCAGACGTGTCCAGCCACGGCGCGCAGCGCTGGCGAAGCAGCCTCTGACATGCCGGCCGGCCGGGGCGGGGGTTTATAAGTGCGCGGCCCTCCCTCCTGGACGTTcgggaaaaggaaggaagtgcCTGGTGGGAAGGGCTGATGCTGCATTCTCGGATTACTGGGTTCTCCGGGCGCCTTGTGCCCGCCCTCGCGCCTGGGATCACCTCGCCGGGATGAGTAAACCCAGCCCCGGGCGCTGGGAGGTCCCCAGGCGGGACAGCCAGGCGCAGGCGCCGCGGGAAGACAGTACCTCTGTCAGCAAGACGATGTCCTCCCCCGCCACTAGGGCCCTCAGGCTCGCGGTCGTAAAGGGGGCTTAATACGCAGCCCCTCTTAATCTCTcggtcctctttctttttcttataaaagaatGTTACCACCGATTTCAAGGGAAGTCTGGATTGCGGAACTCTGTGGAGACCAGAGAGGAGGGCTTTGAATGAGCTACGGGGAGGTAGTGCCCACGACCGGCCTGGATCTAGGGGGAGGTGCCCGACAAGAGGAAaatttggggagggggtgccAAGGGCGTGGGCTTCCCCCAAAGAAGCAGTGTTGGTGAAAGAACTGGACCCCGCCCCGAGCCCTGGCGCCTAAAGCAGGAGACACGGTGCGCTCGGCCCCAGAAGACAGAGGGTGTGGCTGGCGCGAtgatgggggaagggggaagaactGGCCTAACACTGGCGAGCTCCGCGCACAACCAGGGACCCACGGGTCCCTGAGCATGAGgcgaattctttttttttttttttttttttttttttaagaattcttttttaaaaaaagaactttttaaattttttttaattttttaataaacatatatttttatccccaggggtacaggtctgtgaatcgccaggtttacacacttcacagcactcaccatagcacaaaccctccccaatgtccataaccccaccactctctcccaaccctcctccccccagcaaccctcagtttgttttgtgagattaagagtcacttatggtttgtcgcAAGAGGCGAATTCTTTGCAGAGCCCTGTAGGAGCGGGCGTGTTGCGGAGCGCGCTAGCCTGTTCGGTCTGTTTTTATCCAGCTTCACAGAGGGATAGGCCGTCTCACACCCCGAAAGGGGCGCTCGGGAGCCCTCGCGGGCTCCAAGCGAATCTGGCTTGGGACGGTTAAGGAATTTTGCATTTGGCTGAGAGATCAGAGTGATGTAAAAGTGCAACGTAATGCCACTCGCGTTGCAGAAGGGCGGTCCTCCGGACGGACAGGGTGGGGACAGCTGCGACGAGGAGATGGGAATCTGTCACTTTCGCGACCTTTACTGCTTATTCACTTACCaagaatgtgtgtgtggtgtgtgtgtgtgtgtgtgtttggtgtccAAAacataaggggggggggggaacataAGGGaaggacaaactttttttttaatcctatgcCACCTCTCCGCTATGATCACTCACAACCAAACACCAGAGGGCGGCGCTGTTGAACTCTAAACAAAGCCCCCAAAGTTGGAGAGCTCTAAACTTGGGCTGAAAAGCTTAATAATGGGTGGAGGAATGCAGGGCCCTTGCCCTGGGACAAGAAAATTTTCTCCAGGGAACCCCCTCGCGGATTCCACCTTTCAGCTGGGTGTCTTGCCTCTTTGGTCCAGCAGAGCGCAGACCCTGTAAGGGCAGTGTGGCCTCTT
This genomic interval from Mustela lutreola isolate mMusLut2 chromosome 9, mMusLut2.pri, whole genome shotgun sequence contains the following:
- the THBD gene encoding thrombomodulin — protein: MQHQPFPPGTSFLFPNVQEGGPRTYKPPPRPAGMSEAASPALRAVAGHVWAGTNASGCRRRRPALLGSLGALALSRRLRSPPRLPSACWDSMLRVLLLGVLAPAGLGLPTSPEPQPRGSQCVEHDCFELFRGPATFFAASQACEGLGGHLMTVRSSVAADVISLLLSGDSGDSPRLWIGLQLPPGCSDPGQLGPLRGFQWVTGDNRTSYSRWARLHFDPAPLCGPLCVAVSEAGALAPREPAWEEQQCTAEADGFLCEFHFAASCKPLLVDSGAVAAAGVTITYTTPFGATGADFQALPAGSSASIAPFGVELECVAPPGEAEAHWGRDDQGAWDCSVENGGCQDTCNRSAETSQCFCPADAYLEADGRSCAAQADHPCHKLCEHYCITNSYVPGSYSCMCETGYQLAADQHGCEDVDDCIQVPSPCPQRCVNTRGAFECHCNPGFELVNNDCVESVDPCLGSKCEYQCQPVGQTDYRCICAEGFAPSPHDPQRCLMFCNQTACPADCDPYSPTSCQCPEGYILDDGFMCTDIDECENGDCPGACRNLPGTYECICGPDCDPTEVNTDGDGDGGSGEPPVSPTPGATLSPSPIGPLHSGVLIGISIASLSLVVALLALLCHLRKKQGTTRAELEYKCGSPTKEVVLQHVRTEQMPQKL